A genomic stretch from Shewanella woodyi ATCC 51908 includes:
- the panP gene encoding pyridoxal-dependent aspartate 1-decarboxylase PanP encodes MTQRRATASEEALLRIFTVPEAPDSTLSVIEQNISQNLMGFLQESVVAVEKPLSEIERDFQQHQIPSAPQFVSDYADDMMKTLVAHSVHTSAPSFIGHMTSALPYFVLPLSKMMVGLNQNLVKIETSKAFTPLERQVLGMMHHLIYSESDEFYQSWMHSANYSLGAFCSGGTVANITALWTARNQLLKADGDFKGVSAQGLVKGLRHYGYDDLAILVSQRGHYSLAKTADLLGIGRENIIQIPTSSDNKVDVSKMREMAAKLNDDNIKVMAIVGVAGTTETGNIDPLDELATLASELNCHFHVDAAWGGASLLSNKYRHLLKGIERADSVTIDAHKQMYVPMGAGMVIFKDPAFANAIKHHAEYILRKGSKDLGSQTLEGSRPGMAMLVHACLQVIGRDGYEILINNSLEKARYFADLIKQHQDFELVSEPELCLLTYRYVPKSVQMAMAQARENKDVQSLIEFNRLLDGLTKFVQKRQREQGTSFVSRTRINPEAGIVDIKSVVFRVVLANPLTTHEILAQVLSEQSEIANQDNKFLPQLLQLANLKN; translated from the coding sequence ATGACACAAAGACGAGCCACAGCTTCTGAAGAGGCACTACTGCGCATCTTCACCGTCCCTGAAGCCCCTGATTCCACCTTGAGTGTCATCGAACAAAATATCTCCCAGAACCTAATGGGCTTTCTGCAGGAGAGTGTCGTGGCGGTCGAAAAGCCTCTATCTGAGATTGAGCGAGATTTCCAACAACATCAGATCCCCTCGGCGCCGCAGTTTGTCTCTGATTACGCCGACGATATGATGAAAACCTTGGTCGCCCACTCAGTACATACCTCGGCTCCTAGTTTTATCGGGCATATGACCTCAGCCCTTCCCTATTTTGTCCTACCGCTGTCTAAGATGATGGTAGGGTTAAACCAGAACTTGGTAAAAATCGAAACATCCAAAGCCTTTACTCCTCTGGAGCGTCAAGTCTTAGGCATGATGCATCATCTTATCTACAGTGAGAGTGATGAGTTTTATCAAAGCTGGATGCACAGTGCTAACTACTCGCTGGGGGCTTTTTGTTCTGGCGGTACAGTGGCCAATATCACAGCGCTCTGGACCGCTCGTAACCAACTATTAAAGGCTGATGGCGACTTTAAAGGGGTATCGGCTCAAGGTTTAGTGAAAGGGCTACGCCATTATGGTTATGACGATTTGGCAATCTTAGTATCTCAGCGTGGCCACTATTCACTGGCCAAAACCGCCGATCTACTCGGCATAGGCCGTGAAAATATCATTCAGATCCCAACATCGTCTGATAACAAGGTCGATGTGAGTAAGATGCGCGAGATGGCAGCTAAGCTCAATGATGACAACATCAAGGTGATGGCAATTGTCGGTGTTGCTGGCACGACTGAAACCGGCAATATCGATCCCTTAGATGAGTTAGCCACCTTAGCATCTGAGCTAAATTGTCATTTCCATGTTGATGCAGCATGGGGCGGCGCATCGCTGCTATCAAATAAGTATCGTCACCTGCTTAAAGGGATAGAGCGAGCGGACTCAGTCACCATAGATGCACACAAACAGATGTACGTGCCTATGGGTGCGGGTATGGTTATCTTTAAAGATCCCGCTTTTGCCAACGCCATTAAACATCATGCAGAATATATTCTTAGAAAAGGCTCTAAAGATTTAGGCAGTCAGACATTGGAGGGCTCTCGCCCTGGCATGGCGATGCTGGTTCATGCTTGTCTTCAGGTGATCGGTCGCGACGGTTACGAGATATTAATTAACAATAGCTTAGAGAAGGCGCGATATTTTGCCGATCTGATAAAACAACATCAAGACTTTGAGCTGGTATCAGAGCCTGAACTGTGTCTACTCACCTACCGCTACGTACCAAAGTCAGTTCAAATGGCTATGGCACAAGCCAGAGAGAACAAAGATGTTCAATCCCTTATCGAATTTAACCGTTTATTAGATGGCCTCACTAAATTTGTGCAGAAACGCCAACGAGAGCAGGGAACCTCTTTTGTCTCCCGTACTCGAATCAACCCAGAAGCAGGCATAGTGGATATAAAGTCTGTGGTATTTAGGGTCGTACTCGCCAATCCATTAACTACCCATGAAATATTAGCTCAAGTCCTAAGCGAGCAAAGTGAGATAGCCAATCAAGATAATAAGTTTCTGCCGCAGCTATTACAGTTAGCTAACTTAAAAAATTAA
- a CDS encoding GntP family permease — translation MSQVLILLAVILFIVIATSKFKLHPFLTLILASFITAFAYGLPSADIAKTITSGFGGILGYIGLVIVLGTIIGTILEKSGAAITMADVVIKVLGKRFPTLTMSIIGYLVSIPVFCDSGFVILNSLKQSMANRMKVSSVSMSVALATGLYATHTFVPPTPGPIAAAGNLGLESNLGLVIFVGVFVAAIAALAGTLWANRFANVEPDGEGAEELKTQVEEFDNLKAAYGTLPSPTSAFAPIFVPILLICFGSIANFPSSPLGNGLMFDVLAFLGQPVNALMIGLLLSVSLLKSSDKIREFSERISQGLVVAAPILLITGAGGAFGAVLKATEIGNFLGTSLSALGIGIFMPFIVAAALKSAQGSSTVALVATSALVAPMLGDIGLASDMGRVLTVMAIGAGAMTVSHANDSFFWVVTQFSRMSVKQAYKAQTVATLIQGLTAMTLVFILSLVLL, via the coding sequence ATGAGCCAAGTACTTATCTTGTTGGCAGTGATACTCTTCATTGTTATTGCCACCTCAAAATTTAAATTACATCCATTTTTAACACTGATTTTAGCCTCCTTCATCACCGCGTTTGCCTATGGCCTCCCCAGTGCAGACATTGCCAAAACCATCACCAGCGGATTTGGTGGGATCTTAGGATATATTGGGTTAGTGATCGTACTAGGTACCATCATAGGAACCATACTGGAAAAAAGCGGCGCCGCTATCACCATGGCCGATGTGGTCATAAAAGTGCTAGGTAAACGCTTCCCCACTCTCACCATGTCGATAATCGGTTACTTGGTTTCTATCCCAGTATTTTGTGACTCTGGCTTTGTGATCTTAAACTCACTAAAACAGTCGATGGCTAATCGTATGAAGGTCTCGAGCGTCTCTATGAGTGTCGCCCTTGCCACAGGCCTGTACGCCACCCATACCTTTGTGCCGCCCACACCGGGCCCGATTGCTGCTGCGGGTAATTTAGGCCTTGAATCAAACTTAGGTTTAGTGATCTTTGTAGGCGTATTTGTTGCTGCAATTGCAGCACTTGCCGGTACCCTATGGGCAAACCGCTTCGCTAATGTCGAACCTGACGGTGAAGGCGCTGAGGAGCTAAAAACTCAGGTTGAGGAGTTTGATAACCTAAAAGCGGCCTACGGCACATTGCCAAGTCCAACTAGTGCATTTGCACCGATATTCGTGCCTATCTTACTTATCTGTTTCGGCTCTATCGCTAACTTCCCGTCATCTCCATTAGGCAACGGTTTAATGTTCGACGTGCTGGCTTTCCTAGGTCAGCCAGTCAATGCACTCATGATAGGTCTGCTACTTTCTGTTTCACTGCTTAAAAGCAGCGATAAAATCAGAGAGTTCAGTGAGCGTATCAGCCAAGGTTTAGTCGTTGCTGCGCCCATTCTATTAATCACAGGGGCAGGTGGTGCATTCGGTGCAGTCCTTAAAGCCACAGAGATAGGTAACTTCCTAGGCACATCACTCTCGGCACTTGGGATCGGGATCTTTATGCCATTTATCGTGGCTGCTGCATTAAAGTCAGCCCAAGGCTCATCAACAGTAGCCTTAGTTGCAACATCTGCACTCGTTGCCCCAATGCTCGGCGATATTGGCCTGGCAAGCGATATGGGACGCGTACTAACGGTTATGGCTATTGGTGCAGGCGCGATGACCGTCTCTCACGCCAATGACAGCTTCTTCTGGGTCGTCACTCAATTTAGCCGCATGAGTGTTAAACAGGCCTATAAAGCACAAACCGTGGCAACACTTATCCAGGGCCTGACTGCAATGACGTTAGTGTTTATCCTGAGCTTAGTGCTACTTTAA
- a CDS encoding glycerate kinase family protein, whose protein sequence is MKIVIAPDSFKESLSAMEVADEIERGFKMVLPDAEFIKLPVADGGEGTVQSMVDATQGSIINLEVTGPLGNRVHAHYGILGDNDDNAVKTAVIEMASASGLHHVPIHLRDPLITTSYGTGELICNALNRGIKRILIGLGGSATNDGGAGMAQALGVHLLDKKGNPLPVGGASLQQLERIDLKDIHPLIAECEFEVACDVDNPLCGEKGASAIFGPQKGASPEVVSILDAALTRYADIIAQHPLPDRRNMAGSGAAGGMGLGVMAFLGASLRPGIDIVMETVKLDEKIKGAQLVITGEGRLDSQTLHGKTPMGVTRIANALQIPVIAIAGCVSDDANILLKHGISAIFSITPRALPIEEVLASAKHNLFTTSHNIAALYAQTTSRCRIQHVEK, encoded by the coding sequence ATGAAAATAGTTATCGCCCCCGATTCATTTAAAGAGAGCTTGAGTGCGATGGAAGTGGCCGATGAGATTGAACGCGGCTTTAAGATGGTGTTACCCGATGCAGAGTTCATCAAGCTCCCTGTTGCCGATGGTGGTGAAGGCACTGTTCAGTCGATGGTCGATGCAACTCAAGGCAGCATTATCAATCTTGAGGTGACGGGCCCCTTAGGTAACCGCGTACACGCACACTATGGCATTTTGGGTGACAATGACGACAACGCAGTCAAAACGGCAGTGATAGAGATGGCATCAGCCTCTGGACTGCACCATGTGCCGATACATTTGCGCGATCCGCTTATCACCACAAGTTACGGCACTGGAGAGCTCATCTGTAACGCACTCAATCGGGGGATTAAGCGTATCTTAATCGGACTCGGTGGTAGTGCCACAAACGATGGCGGAGCAGGAATGGCTCAAGCGCTCGGGGTTCACCTACTAGATAAAAAGGGCAACCCCTTGCCAGTAGGTGGCGCATCTCTTCAGCAACTTGAACGCATTGATCTTAAAGATATTCACCCGCTTATCGCGGAGTGTGAATTTGAAGTCGCCTGTGATGTAGATAACCCACTCTGTGGCGAAAAAGGGGCCTCTGCTATTTTTGGACCTCAAAAAGGGGCTAGCCCTGAGGTGGTCTCAATACTGGATGCTGCCCTAACTCGTTATGCCGATATCATTGCTCAACACCCACTCCCTGACAGGCGTAATATGGCAGGCTCTGGCGCCGCTGGCGGCATGGGCTTAGGGGTCATGGCTTTTCTAGGGGCTTCACTCAGACCCGGCATCGATATCGTGATGGAAACCGTAAAGCTCGATGAAAAGATAAAAGGTGCCCAGCTTGTTATCACAGGTGAAGGAAGATTAGACAGTCAAACTTTACACGGAAAAACCCCTATGGGAGTGACACGGATCGCAAACGCACTGCAGATCCCTGTGATAGCTATCGCAGGATGTGTCAGTGATGATGCTAATATCTTACTCAAGCACGGTATCAGCGCTATCTTCTCTATCACACCAAGAGCACTGCCTATTGAGGAGGTGCTCGCTAGCGCAAAGCATAACCTGTTTACCACTTCGCACAATATTGCAGCACTTTATGCCCAAACAACTTCAAGATGCAGGATTCAGCATGTCGAGAAGTGA